TCCCTGGCCACAGATACGGCCTATGTGCCTTATTACAAATTCCTCTGCCCTGCCCTGCCGGAAGTACGGAATTTCCTGGTAGAAGATCTGGAAAAGATCGTAAAAATTGAAGGATTAAAAGGACTGAGCCTGGATTACAATCGATATGTAGATGTTATTTTACCTGAAAATATCCAGCCAAAGTACAACATCGTTCAGGATAAGGAATACCCGGAATGGGACTATGGATACCATCCGGCCATGATCGAAAAATTTATGGCACTGCATGGATACGATCCCCGGGAGTTGGAAGATCCTTCCACCGATCAAACCTGGAAGCAGTTTCGCTACGATCAGATTACGGAGATCGCCAATTTGCTGGCAGAAATGACCCACCGGCACGGCAAAATTATCAGCGCCTCGCCTTTTCCAACTCCGACTATTGCAAGGAAAATGGTTCGCCAGGATTGGGATAAGTGGAATCTGGACATTGTCTTCCCCATGGTTTATTCCGGTTTTTATGCCGACGGTGGAGCAAAGTGGATCGCAGATTGTATGAAAGAGGATGTAGCGGCGGTAGGTTCCAAAGGCACAAAGGTGTATTGTGGCCTGTTTACCCCTCATCATAAAAACGACACCCTGGATCTTAAACGGGCGATGGAAATCGCAGAGGATAACGGGGCTTCGGGCATTGCGATTTTTAGTTATCCGGGCATGGATAGCTTGCAGTGGGTGCAGATGAAGGCGTTTATTGGGCGGTGAGTTTCAACTTTCCATTTGAACCTGCCTCCTGATGTTGTCTACTGTATATATATAAATGTTTGCAGGAATGAAGATAGTATTCAACCTCAGGAAAAAATAAGTTGTGTATATACAGTACCTGATGTTGTCAGGCAGGCTTTGACTCTGGAACAGCCTCACTACCTGAAACACCCTATAACGATTGCTAAAATATCTTAATCATCCAAAATCCACAGAATCTCCTCTGCTTAAAACAATTCTATCTGGGTCGCCTCTCCCACTGCCCTGCGGGTAATGGTATTTTCATTCGACGGTTTCGGAGCAAAAACTCTTTTGATAAGCCTTAATTTATGAGTGTAACGTTTGAGCTTGGGGTTAAAAATCCCGAAATGGTCGATAGGGTCGATGCGCACTTTGCCAAAGGCATGGATGATCTGTTTATCTTCCAGCATAATACCGACGTGGCTGATACGTCCACGGCTGTTTTCGAAAAAGGCGAGATCGCCCGCAAGGGCATGTTCGATAAACCCAACATTTTCGCCTGCATAAATTTGTTCGTCGGCTTCGCGCGGCAATTGCAATCCGCTCATCCGGCAAATCACCTGGGTAAACCCTGAAGCATCAATGCCTGAGGCGGAACGTCCGCCCCAAAGAAAAGGAACATTGAGATACATTTTGGCCAGTTTGACCAAAATGGCAGGGTCACGCTGGGCATCCTGTGGATAAACAGCACGACCGCTGAAAGTATAATTCATGGATCCGACAGAAAACTGCATTCCGTCAAAATTAGGCAAACGGGAACCAATCATGAGGGGCAGAAAATGATTCTCGGCATGAGCGGGATGGAAAAAATCAAAAACAAAAGCAAAATGATCCCGGTAAGTTTCATACTCGGAAGGGGTAACCATCTCTATCTGATTGCTCGCCACCCAGCCGACGAAGTTGTCATCACAACCCCTGGTCTTCACCCATTGGCGTCCTTTTATTTCAAGGACTTCAACCAACTCCCCAAATAAAAGCTGGGAAATCATCTCACTTCTATGAGAAGAAGTATTGCGGACAGGCGCCGTACTTACAGAACAAATTGCGTAAGTCATCAAACTGCTGTTTGTTAAGAATAAGTCAAAAATAGTAATTTTTTTGATTTTTAGGCTATTTGCACAATTCGTTCTGTTTTATCGAAAACATATGCAATTCCCAAAATAAAATCATTCCCCGGCAAATAAAAATAAAATCACCTTACTTCCGTTCATTGATAGAACAGTCTTTGATTACAAAATAATCCAATATTTTGTACCTTTGGCCACCGAAATTGTTAATCGATATTACAAATGAACAAAATAACCTTACTGCTCGTCAGCCTTTTTTTTATCAGTGGTTCTGCTTTTGCACAGGATCAGGATTTTAGCCAGTTTTATGCCTCGCCGGCCACTTTGAACCCGGCCCTTACCGGGGCATTTGAGGGGAAATTCCGCGTTTCTTTCATCTATCGCGATCAATGGAGAACCGTCCTGGACGACCCCATCACCACTTTTGCCGCCGCAGCAGATTTCAGGTTCAATGTGTTGAAAAACCGATCTAAAAACAAAGATGCCGCCGGTTTCGGCATCGTTTTCCATAAAGATAACCCCGGCTTAAGCTTTTCTACCAACCAGATATTGTTATCCGGGGCTTTTCATAAAGGGCTCAGCCCTAAAGGAAATCAATATATTTCCCTGGGAATGCAGTTAGGCCTTGCCCAGCGTAATGTCAGTTACAATACCCTGGATTTCCACGACCAGTTTAACGGTACCAATGGTTATACGGAACCTACCGATGAAGTATTTCCTGAGAACAACTTTGCTTACGGCGACTTCAACGTAGGCCTCAATTATTCATACGCTCCTGACCGTCGCCCCCAGATTTATGCCGGAGCAGCAATGAGCCATATCCTAAACCCTGAGGTGAGCTTTTATTACAATCCTGATGAAGAAGCAGATTTCCCTTCCAACAGATTGTTCAGAAAATATACAGCATACGTCAATTTCGTCTTCCCTATCGGAGATTTTGTTAAAATTTCACCCCGGGCACTGGCGTATATACAAGGGCCACACTTCGCCGCCAACGCAGGATCCAATGTTCGTCTTTCACTCAGCTCTATAAGCGGCACAGCCCTCCATATCGGCTCCTGGGTACGTATGGCAGGCAACGAACAAAAAAGCGTATTCGCTGATGCCGTTGTATTCCTGGCAGGGGTCGAGTATCAAAATTTTCTGGTGGGATTTAGTTATGATGCCAACCTATCTGATCTGGCTAATTCACGAAAAGGACAATCGACTTTTGAAATTTCCGTCGCCTACCTCGGTGAATACGAAAATGATTTGGTGGTTTGCCCGAAATTTTAAAAACAAAATATTTTTTGATTGTCGCTAAAGTGTGGAAAAATGGATACTTTTATCCGTTTTCTGAACCATAAAAATTTAGGCTCCATGCGGACTCCTGCTTTCCTCACGTTACTACTGTTCTTCCGCCTTTCCTTTTTATTCAGCCAATCGGCTCCCATCTCTATCGATGGAAAATTTACGGAATGGCCCGAGGAAGTTTCCGGGTATACGGATCCGGATGAAACGGTGAGCAATGTCGACCTGCTTTCTTTTCAGGTGACCAATGATGAGGAATTTCTCTTTCTCAAAATTGTCCTCGGCACAGCAATCAACCTCAAAGAGAATGATCCGATTGCGCATAGCATTTACCTTTACATAGATACCGATGACAATGCATCAACCGGGTTCAATGTACAAGATGGATTTGGTTCTGAACTGGGGATCAATTTCAGTAATCTCTCTGCCAACTTTGATGTTTCACCC
This sequence is a window from Lewinellaceae bacterium. Protein-coding genes within it:
- a CDS encoding family 10 glycosylhydrolase; amino-acid sequence: MIRHFLPFRFLSIAIILASLTAFSCQTPKPAKEQLPQYWCWMNYSPQTNWDEVFQKLKDTGIRGVLLHAAAEDYPEVIAVAKKYDIDIHAWQWIMNRPYNDTVEQHPEWLSVNRLGQSLATDTAYVPYYKFLCPALPEVRNFLVEDLEKIVKIEGLKGLSLDYNRYVDVILPENIQPKYNIVQDKEYPEWDYGYHPAMIEKFMALHGYDPRELEDPSTDQTWKQFRYDQITEIANLLAEMTHRHGKIISASPFPTPTIARKMVRQDWDKWNLDIVFPMVYSGFYADGGAKWIADCMKEDVAAVGSKGTKVYCGLFTPHHKNDTLDLKRAMEIAEDNGASGIAIFSYPGMDSLQWVQMKAFIGR
- a CDS encoding C40 family peptidase; protein product: MTYAICSVSTAPVRNTSSHRSEMISQLLFGELVEVLEIKGRQWVKTRGCDDNFVGWVASNQIEMVTPSEYETYRDHFAFVFDFFHPAHAENHFLPLMIGSRLPNFDGMQFSVGSMNYTFSGRAVYPQDAQRDPAILVKLAKMYLNVPFLWGGRSASGIDASGFTQVICRMSGLQLPREADEQIYAGENVGFIEHALAGDLAFFENSRGRISHVGIMLEDKQIIHAFGKVRIDPIDHFGIFNPKLKRYTHKLRLIKRVFAPKPSNENTITRRAVGEATQIELF
- a CDS encoding PorP/SprF family type IX secretion system membrane protein — protein: MNKITLLLVSLFFISGSAFAQDQDFSQFYASPATLNPALTGAFEGKFRVSFIYRDQWRTVLDDPITTFAAAADFRFNVLKNRSKNKDAAGFGIVFHKDNPGLSFSTNQILLSGAFHKGLSPKGNQYISLGMQLGLAQRNVSYNTLDFHDQFNGTNGYTEPTDEVFPENNFAYGDFNVGLNYSYAPDRRPQIYAGAAMSHILNPEVSFYYNPDEEADFPSNRLFRKYTAYVNFVFPIGDFVKISPRALAYIQGPHFAANAGSNVRLSLSSISGTALHIGSWVRMAGNEQKSVFADAVVFLAGVEYQNFLVGFSYDANLSDLANSRKGQSTFEISVAYLGEYENDLVVCPKF